In Erythrobacter sp. F6033, a single genomic region encodes these proteins:
- a CDS encoding YdcH family protein: MASSHINALQSKHAGLEAKLRQEMARPVPDAATIQDLKKHKLRLKEEIASA, encoded by the coding sequence ATGGCATCGTCCCACATCAATGCGCTCCAGTCCAAACATGCCGGTCTTGAGGCGAAGCTTCGCCAAGAAATGGCCCGCCCCGTGCCTGATGCTGCGACGATTCAGGATCTCAAGAAACATAAACTGCGATTAAAGGAAGAAATCGCCAGCGCCTGA
- a CDS encoding DUF465 domain-containing protein, whose amino-acid sequence MNEQELTKKLELMRTEHRDLDAAIIALTEAGSTDQLQIARLKKRKLHLKDQIAIVEDTLLPDIIA is encoded by the coding sequence ATGAACGAGCAAGAGCTCACCAAGAAACTGGAATTGATGCGGACAGAGCACCGAGATCTGGACGCAGCAATCATCGCCCTGACTGAAGCAGGATCAACAGATCAGCTTCAGATCGCCCGGCTTAAAAAACGCAAGCTGCATCTGAAGGATCAGATAGCAATCGTCGAAGACACCCTGCTGCCCGATATCATCGCCTAA